In Pedobacter sp. W3I1, one DNA window encodes the following:
- a CDS encoding lipid A deacylase LpxR family protein encodes MLKLYLSLLFICIAEIGYAQNYKNELVIITENDAYIDITSDRYYTNGAFIKYRHALNGENLKAGRSKEIIGFELGQKIYNPYYSFVPNPALHDRPFSAYLYGEANYSRFYTNKQMLKVSAQIGLTGKDALGEEFQKAFHKLVGQNQIEGWEYGLNSEPTLNLGAEYNKLLVSTNNKIFDITGTTSAALGNVITKANLGAMFRFGRFNDMDGSSAFNSLVSNNHTNKAQRKYELFLSVSPQLHAVAFDSSLQGGLFLNDKGPITFKPKPIVFTTQVGLTFAIARWTANYTATFTSNEVKNSATGYRYAFYSLAYRFSKS; translated from the coding sequence ATGCTCAAACTATACCTTTCTCTGCTATTTATATGCATAGCAGAAATCGGTTATGCGCAAAATTATAAAAACGAGCTTGTTATTATCACTGAGAACGATGCTTATATCGATATTACCAGCGACCGTTATTATACAAACGGTGCTTTTATTAAATATAGGCATGCCCTGAATGGAGAGAATTTAAAAGCAGGGAGAAGCAAAGAGATTATCGGTTTTGAGCTTGGCCAGAAAATATATAACCCTTATTACAGCTTTGTACCAAACCCCGCCCTACACGACCGCCCTTTTTCAGCATATCTTTACGGCGAAGCAAATTATAGCCGTTTTTATACCAACAAACAAATGCTAAAGGTTTCGGCACAAATTGGACTTACCGGAAAAGACGCTTTAGGCGAAGAGTTTCAAAAAGCATTTCATAAACTGGTTGGCCAAAACCAGATTGAAGGATGGGAATACGGTTTAAATAGCGAACCAACATTGAACTTGGGGGCAGAGTATAATAAACTTTTAGTGAGTACAAATAATAAAATATTCGATATTACGGGAACAACTTCGGCAGCTCTTGGTAATGTGATTACCAAAGCTAACCTTGGCGCGATGTTTCGTTTTGGCAGATTTAATGATATGGATGGCTCCTCGGCTTTTAACAGCCTGGTAAGCAATAACCATACGAACAAAGCGCAGCGCAAATACGAACTTTTCCTTTCGGTTAGCCCTCAGTTACATGCCGTTGCTTTCGATTCGAGTTTGCAAGGCGGATTATTTTTGAACGATAAAGGGCCAATCACCTTTAAGCCTAAACCGATTGTTTTTACCACTCAGGTAGGTTTAACTTTCGCCATTGCACGCTGGACAGCCAATTATACTGCTACCTTTACTTCGAACGAAGTTAAAAACAGTGCTACTGGTTACCGTTATGCCTTTTATAGTCTTGCTTACCGTTTTAGTAAAAGCTAA
- a CDS encoding acyloxyacyl hydrolase gives MKKQLLSFILAITGCTFAKAQIAPENHSIILKPIFGTHINNDQGHLFQDQITGFDAAYFKDISQNSDKWIGFSGAKSYGIGFVFRNLSKLKGTQDTSANAFGQVYGLVAQMDFQIFKVGKTKFNFTPGVGLGYTNKYYYNNTKNRFLGSPINETIKADLGMELPMSKYTDLLVGFGFLHVSNGGATVPNGGLNTGNIYIGLKLNNQKTLTAERKSTYTTLQRNSIELSAGLGARGVFANRTKSLYKSGLYAGYNFYLNDVISLKAGADAVYYYTVFDPNNYGETFQNYGTSYDKWRTGISIGADINLWRVTVAAQIGKYIHYNRLMEKATWYWTFGPTFNITPHIGLQAKTYMHFAQADYVNWGVVYRF, from the coding sequence ATGAAAAAACAATTACTCTCTTTTATTCTTGCTATTACAGGCTGCACATTTGCTAAGGCTCAAATTGCTCCGGAAAATCATTCGATTATTCTTAAACCCATATTTGGCACACATATCAATAATGATCAGGGACACTTGTTTCAGGATCAGATTACAGGATTTGATGCTGCTTACTTTAAGGATATCAGCCAGAACAGTGATAAATGGATCGGGTTTAGTGGTGCTAAATCTTACGGGATTGGATTTGTTTTTAGAAATCTGAGCAAACTGAAAGGAACGCAAGATACCTCAGCCAATGCCTTTGGACAGGTATATGGCTTAGTGGCACAGATGGATTTTCAAATATTCAAAGTTGGAAAAACTAAATTTAACTTCACCCCGGGTGTAGGTTTAGGCTATACGAATAAATACTATTATAACAACACCAAAAATAGATTTCTGGGAAGCCCGATTAACGAAACCATTAAAGCAGATTTAGGAATGGAACTGCCCATGAGTAAATACACCGATTTATTAGTAGGTTTCGGTTTTCTGCATGTATCCAACGGAGGGGCCACTGTTCCGAATGGGGGATTGAATACCGGAAATATTTATATCGGACTTAAGCTTAATAATCAGAAAACATTAACAGCTGAGCGAAAAAGCACCTATACCACTTTACAACGCAATTCAATTGAGCTTAGTGCAGGTTTAGGCGCAAGGGGGGTATTTGCCAACAGAACAAAAAGTTTATACAAAAGCGGATTATATGCAGGTTACAATTTTTACCTGAACGATGTAATATCGCTTAAGGCAGGTGCGGATGCCGTTTACTATTACACTGTATTTGACCCTAATAATTATGGGGAAACCTTCCAGAATTACGGCACTTCTTATGATAAATGGCGTACCGGGATCAGTATTGGCGCTGACATCAACTTGTGGCGGGTAACTGTTGCGGCACAGATTGGGAAATATATCCACTATAATAGATTAATGGAAAAAGCAACCTGGTACTGGACATTCGGGCCTACTTTTAATATTACGCCGCACATTGGCTTACAGGCCAAAACCTATATGCATTTTGCACAGGCCGACTATGTAAACTGGGGAGTAGTGTACCGGTTTTAA
- a CDS encoding CoA-binding protein has product MKKTLIIGASPDPSRYSYKAANMLKRFNHEIVNVGIKKGEVAGVEIEKPGEIHHDIDTITLYIGPALQPQYHDYILATKPKRVIFNPGTENYELEKLLDQHDIEPVEACTLVLLSTGQY; this is encoded by the coding sequence ATGAAAAAGACTTTGATTATTGGCGCTTCGCCAGATCCTTCCAGATATTCCTATAAAGCAGCCAATATGCTCAAACGTTTCAATCACGAAATTGTTAACGTGGGCATAAAAAAAGGAGAGGTTGCAGGCGTAGAAATTGAAAAACCTGGCGAAATCCACCACGATATTGATACCATAACCTTGTATATTGGCCCCGCGCTGCAACCACAATACCACGATTATATTCTGGCTACCAAACCCAAACGCGTAATTTTTAATCCCGGGACAGAAAATTACGAGCTAGAAAAATTATTGGATCAGCATGATATTGAGCCCGTTGAAGCTTGTACTTTAGTGTTGTTGAGTACCGGCCAATATTAA
- a CDS encoding DinB family protein: MFNITNEIKKAFNGDAWHGNHVMQTLNNVNPEIAFSHLVPGAHSIAEIALHLTAWTEEVTSRLTGKPSAEPTRGDWPEPEARTPQAWERIIFDFKIANEELIRLCETMKNNQWDDEVKSERNPASGTGVTNVELVSGLAQHHAYHSGQIALLSKF; this comes from the coding sequence ATGTTTAATATCACGAATGAAATTAAAAAAGCATTTAATGGTGATGCCTGGCATGGCAACCATGTTATGCAAACCCTAAATAATGTTAACCCTGAAATTGCGTTTAGCCATTTAGTGCCGGGTGCGCATTCTATTGCCGAAATTGCGCTGCATTTAACCGCGTGGACAGAAGAAGTTACCTCAAGATTGACTGGTAAGCCATCTGCTGAGCCTACAAGAGGCGATTGGCCCGAACCAGAAGCGAGAACACCACAGGCCTGGGAACGCATCATCTTTGATTTTAAGATTGCAAACGAAGAACTCATCCGTCTGTGCGAAACCATGAAAAATAACCAATGGGATGATGAAGTAAAGAGTGAGCGAAATCCTGCTTCAGGTACAGGTGTAACCAACGTCGAACTCGTAAGTGGTTTGGCACAACATCATGCTTATCACTCAGGCCAAATCGCATTGCTATCAAAATTTTAA
- a CDS encoding NAD(P)/FAD-dependent oxidoreductase codes for MQKDIEITLLPHEVEQTEVINQKLAETLKLPESRIKGYEILKRSIDARSRKVIFRLQVKVFVDEEAIPEVYTINYKNVSNAKPVIIIGAGPAGLFAALQCIENGLKPIIIERGKDVKQRRRDLAAINKQGLVNTESNYCYGEGGAGTYSDGKLYTRSNKRGDINKVLQVFVNHGAEADIAIDARPHIGTNKLPHIITSIKDTILNAGGEVMFDSRMTDILIEFGKVKGIEINFEEKLFADDIILATGHSARDVYELLNSKNILIEAKPFALGVRIEHPQEIIDSAQYHCDIRSEFLPPAYYSLVEQVGTRGVFSFCMCPGGIIAPCSTGENEIVVNGWSPSKRNNPYANSGTVVQVTLNDVQGYDPLRMLHFQSEIEKAAFEAGGGNLVAPAQRMVDFVNNKLSIDLPKNSYLPGTKSSMLDNILPDFVSDSLRAALPLFGKKIRGYYTNEAILVGVESRTSSPVRIPRDKETYQHPQVKGLYPCAEGAGYAGGIVSAAIDGINCANAILKAS; via the coding sequence ATGCAAAAAGACATCGAAATTACACTGCTCCCGCATGAGGTAGAGCAAACAGAGGTGATTAATCAGAAGCTGGCTGAAACCTTAAAATTACCCGAATCAAGAATTAAGGGCTATGAAATCCTGAAGCGATCGATAGATGCCCGCTCGAGAAAAGTGATCTTCCGGCTTCAGGTAAAAGTGTTTGTGGATGAAGAAGCCATTCCCGAAGTATACACTATTAACTATAAAAATGTAAGCAATGCTAAACCTGTAATTATTATTGGTGCTGGCCCGGCTGGGTTATTCGCAGCCTTACAATGTATCGAAAATGGACTAAAGCCCATTATAATAGAACGTGGTAAAGATGTAAAGCAACGCCGGAGAGATTTGGCCGCCATAAATAAGCAGGGTTTAGTGAATACCGAATCTAATTATTGTTATGGCGAAGGCGGCGCAGGAACCTATTCGGATGGTAAACTGTATACCCGATCCAATAAACGGGGCGATATTAATAAGGTGCTCCAGGTTTTTGTAAATCATGGTGCAGAAGCTGATATTGCTATCGATGCCCGTCCACATATTGGCACGAATAAACTTCCACATATTATCACTTCCATTAAAGATACGATCCTAAATGCCGGGGGCGAAGTGATGTTCGATAGCCGAATGACTGATATTTTAATCGAATTTGGAAAAGTAAAAGGAATTGAGATCAATTTCGAAGAAAAATTGTTCGCAGATGATATTATCTTGGCAACAGGTCATTCCGCAAGAGATGTGTACGAATTATTGAACAGTAAAAATATCCTGATTGAGGCAAAACCATTTGCCTTGGGCGTGCGGATTGAGCATCCTCAGGAAATTATTGATTCAGCCCAGTATCATTGCGATATCAGATCGGAGTTTTTACCTCCCGCGTACTACAGTTTGGTGGAACAGGTGGGTACTCGTGGGGTGTTTTCTTTTTGCATGTGCCCCGGAGGTATTATTGCGCCTTGTTCCACTGGCGAAAATGAAATCGTGGTAAATGGTTGGTCGCCTTCTAAGCGAAATAATCCTTATGCTAATTCTGGGACAGTGGTTCAGGTTACCTTAAATGATGTTCAGGGCTACGATCCATTGAGGATGTTACATTTCCAGTCGGAAATTGAAAAAGCTGCCTTTGAGGCCGGAGGCGGTAACTTAGTAGCGCCTGCACAGCGGATGGTTGATTTTGTGAACAATAAATTGTCCATTGATCTGCCAAAGAACTCTTATCTGCCTGGTACCAAAAGTTCGATGCTGGATAATATTTTACCCGATTTTGTATCAGATAGTTTGCGCGCAGCATTACCTTTATTTGGTAAAAAAATCAGAGGTTATTATACTAATGAAGCCATTTTGGTTGGGGTAGAGAGCAGAACTTCCTCTCCGGTCAGAATTCCGAGAGATAAAGAGACTTATCAACATCCTCAGGTAAAGGGTTTGTATCCTTGCGCAGAAGGTGCGGGTTATGCGGGTGGAATTGTATCGGCCGCAATAGATGGAATTAACTGTGCAAATGCAATATTAAAGGCGTCTTAA
- a CDS encoding polysaccharide lyase family 7 protein: MKIKSIFIFLILFFINGFSWAQKVKSNETVPGEVLNLENWKLTLPVNTAHNGNPDEIKQPELNHYSDQNYFFLNKNKDAVSFKATVGGETTSGSNFSRSELREMLNDGKTPAAWSSSEGKHSLTIDQRVVHLPEVRKHIVIGQIHDADKYVIFFRLEGSKLLISANGADRVTLDANYILGTRFTVKFVVANNKTACYYNDELKYTFEGSYSNAYFKAGAYVQSSCKGNKKVEGESCDAYGEVEIFNLQVKHEN; encoded by the coding sequence ATGAAAATAAAATCGATATTCATTTTCCTGATCCTATTCTTTATTAATGGTTTTTCCTGGGCGCAAAAGGTCAAAAGTAATGAAACTGTTCCCGGCGAGGTATTGAATTTAGAAAACTGGAAACTTACGCTGCCGGTAAATACAGCGCACAATGGCAATCCCGACGAAATTAAGCAGCCCGAACTTAATCACTACAGTGATCAGAATTATTTCTTTCTGAATAAAAATAAAGATGCAGTAAGTTTTAAGGCTACGGTAGGTGGAGAAACGACTAGTGGTTCTAATTTTTCCCGATCAGAATTAAGGGAAATGCTCAATGATGGTAAAACGCCAGCTGCCTGGTCATCATCAGAAGGAAAACACAGCTTAACGATCGATCAGCGTGTGGTGCATCTTCCGGAAGTGAGAAAGCATATCGTAATCGGACAAATTCATGATGCCGATAAATATGTAATCTTTTTTCGGTTAGAAGGTTCAAAGCTATTGATATCGGCCAATGGGGCTGATCGGGTTACTTTAGATGCAAATTATATTTTAGGTACCAGGTTTACCGTTAAATTTGTAGTGGCCAACAATAAAACGGCCTGTTATTATAATGATGAATTAAAATATACTTTCGAAGGAAGTTACAGTAATGCTTATTTCAAAGCCGGTGCGTATGTGCAATCTTCTTGCAAAGGCAATAAAAAAGTAGAAGGAGAATCTTGTGATGCCTACGGAGAAGTTGAAATTTTCAACCTGCAGGTAAAACACGAAAACTGA
- a CDS encoding polysaccharide lyase 6 family protein, whose amino-acid sequence MGKHNRIDHCTIGNKMNAGPTLIVELNDERSQENYHSIDHNYFNGRQRLGSNGGETMRIGVSRYSLTASRTMIKDNYFEHCNGEVEIVSIKSGENEVSSNTFYECEGSVVLRHGSKNVVNGNLFLGNGKSFTGGVRIINPGHKVFDNVFKDLKGSAFRAALAVMNGVPNSAINRYYQVKDATIYHNTFIDCDHIDFGTGKDAERTLAPENVQFKHNLVVTTADAVYTDYNRQAGLVFSGNAVSTTNKLNPPQGFESVKVKNKTINGIGIPISNKTFGIAQTEIKWAEKKNAGASWFKPNAAARTLKNRKVSIKPADAESINQLLAGLQNGDTILFSQSGNYKVKEEIIIKKELVLMAAKGLKEKPVLVNAATDPLAAFITIENGGKLWVDGLAFSGTFESFGDVQAGIKSTTKPMNKHYNLNISNCRFYNFSESTFSAIKATKSTFADSIIIKNTLFDNISGTAIDFSAEKEDKGIYNAEHMLIENCVFSNILGSAINLYRGGNDESTLGPFLTINQCSFNNVDNREKGAAVRLIGVQRATIFNSIFYKSGQGGSSIKFEEYLADDLNVNYCNFYQSGKVSSTYGKVMGKQIYNIDPDFAHASVNDFTMKTNDTIKNNTRNKNYLGANLNR is encoded by the coding sequence GTGGGCAAACATAACCGTATTGATCACTGTACCATCGGCAATAAAATGAATGCCGGGCCAACCCTGATTGTAGAGCTCAATGACGAAAGAAGTCAGGAAAACTACCACAGCATAGACCATAATTATTTTAACGGGCGGCAGCGGCTAGGCTCAAATGGAGGCGAAACCATGCGCATTGGCGTTTCACGTTATTCTTTAACGGCCTCGCGTACGATGATTAAGGATAATTATTTCGAGCATTGTAATGGAGAAGTGGAAATTGTTTCCATCAAATCCGGCGAAAACGAAGTGAGCAGCAATACCTTTTACGAATGCGAAGGAAGTGTAGTATTACGCCATGGCAGTAAAAATGTAGTAAACGGGAATCTTTTTTTAGGCAACGGCAAATCCTTTACTGGCGGGGTAAGAATCATTAATCCGGGGCATAAAGTTTTTGACAATGTTTTTAAAGATTTAAAAGGTTCTGCTTTCAGAGCAGCACTGGCGGTAATGAACGGTGTACCCAATTCAGCCATAAACCGTTATTATCAGGTAAAAGATGCCACCATTTACCACAATACCTTTATTGATTGCGATCATATCGATTTCGGAACAGGTAAAGATGCCGAACGTACTTTAGCTCCAGAAAATGTTCAGTTTAAACACAATTTAGTAGTTACAACAGCAGATGCTGTTTATACTGATTATAACCGGCAAGCAGGTTTGGTTTTTAGCGGCAATGCCGTAAGCACTACAAATAAATTAAATCCTCCACAAGGATTTGAATCTGTAAAAGTTAAAAATAAAACCATTAATGGAATCGGTATACCAATAAGTAATAAAACTTTTGGCATAGCGCAAACCGAAATTAAATGGGCCGAAAAGAAAAATGCAGGCGCTTCCTGGTTTAAGCCAAATGCTGCAGCTAGAACCTTAAAAAATAGAAAAGTAAGCATAAAACCTGCCGACGCAGAAAGCATCAACCAATTGTTGGCCGGACTTCAAAATGGCGATACCATCTTATTTAGCCAATCAGGCAATTATAAAGTTAAAGAAGAAATCATCATTAAAAAAGAATTGGTGCTAATGGCAGCGAAGGGGCTAAAGGAAAAACCTGTCCTTGTAAATGCAGCAACAGATCCTTTAGCTGCTTTTATTACGATAGAAAATGGAGGTAAACTATGGGTTGATGGTCTTGCCTTTTCAGGTACTTTCGAAAGTTTTGGCGATGTGCAGGCGGGCATTAAAAGTACCACTAAACCAATGAATAAACATTATAACCTTAATATATCCAACTGCCGGTTTTATAACTTTAGCGAAAGCACATTTAGTGCCATTAAAGCCACTAAAAGTACCTTTGCCGATAGCATCATCATCAAAAACACACTTTTCGATAATATTTCGGGAACAGCAATCGATTTTTCTGCAGAAAAGGAAGATAAAGGCATTTATAATGCAGAGCATATGCTGATCGAAAATTGCGTATTCAGCAATATTTTAGGTAGTGCAATTAATTTATACCGTGGCGGAAACGATGAAAGTACCCTGGGCCCGTTTCTAACCATCAATCAATGTAGTTTTAATAATGTAGATAACCGCGAGAAAGGTGCGGCAGTACGTTTAATCGGCGTACAGCGTGCAACTATTTTTAACAGTATATTTTATAAATCTGGTCAGGGCGGGAGCAGCATTAAATTTGAAGAATACCTTGCTGATGACCTGAATGTAAATTATTGCAATTTTTATCAATCCGGAAAAGTAAGTTCTACTTACGGTAAAGTAATGGGGAAACAAATCTATAACATCGATCCTGATTTTGCCCATGCTTCAGTAAATGATTTTACGATGAAAACCAATGATACAATAAAAAATAATACCCGAAATAAAAATTATCTGGGCGCCAACCTTAATCGCTAA
- a CDS encoding chondroitinase-B domain-containing protein — MRLVILLLLSCFSVNAFAQLVKDKRELEQSLSKAKPGDVITIANGVWKDVTLKLSAQGTAQKPIRIKAQTPGGVIISGASNLKISGNYLEISGLHFKDGYSPEGDLIVFKTGTNALANHCRITDFVIEDFSQADRFKTDNWIVLCGQT, encoded by the coding sequence ATGAGATTGGTTATTTTATTACTTCTTTCCTGCTTCAGTGTAAATGCCTTTGCACAGCTGGTAAAAGATAAAAGGGAACTCGAACAGTCACTTTCGAAAGCAAAGCCTGGCGACGTGATTACCATAGCCAACGGTGTTTGGAAAGATGTTACCTTAAAATTAAGTGCACAAGGGACAGCCCAAAAACCAATCAGGATAAAGGCGCAAACCCCAGGAGGCGTAATTATAAGTGGTGCATCAAACCTAAAAATCTCTGGCAATTACCTGGAAATATCAGGACTGCATTTTAAAGATGGATACAGTCCTGAAGGTGATCTTATTGTTTTTAAAACAGGTACCAATGCACTGGCCAATCACTGCAGGATAACCGATTTTGTAATAGAGGATTTTTCTCAGGCCGATCGTTTTAAGACTGATAATTGGATTGTGCTTTGTGGGCAAACATAA
- a CDS encoding RagB/SusD family nutrient uptake outer membrane protein gives MITTVILINNIWYHKIKHQPGHKLCYLFAAVFLTGLVSCKKLIDVEPQSNVTVNNYYRNYTEVNSALNGCYNGLQEPLNYEWMLTELRSDNVVQHAPTSASSINDDFNDLNLYTLSAQNPQIYNYYLSVYKNIRNINYVLKSLGVSYNNGQLIYSEATAKVTAAQKTQLIGQALYLRAYHYFNLVRLFGGMFILTEPVIPSEAKQINRSSVPATYQLILADLLGAKNQFSRTAYGAIASAELGRANVWATEGLLAKVYLTLNQKTEALALLNDIITNSGYGLESTYSRVFSINNEMNKEILFAVRYKAGLVGLGNPMANFYAPSGSGDAIVPGDGSWYNCPSQVDLISAFKTPSGNNAIDSRKTVNIASYGTTSTPFYNNKFISAELYKSDAENDFPVLRYADILLMKAEATGFDGATGTAVTIINQIRQRAGAVNYVSGTFNTGFYLYPASGTGAISDATSFQTALLNERRLELAFENQRFFDLVRNNVLVATIKNHYVLDYALFYTKYKRGTADALGANVTEQKMLLPIPQREIDVNNEIVIPQNPGY, from the coding sequence ATGATAACAACAGTTATTTTAATCAATAATATATGGTATCATAAAATTAAACACCAACCAGGGCATAAACTTTGTTATTTGTTTGCTGCGGTTTTTTTAACAGGGCTCGTATCCTGCAAGAAACTCATCGACGTTGAACCTCAGTCTAACGTTACCGTAAACAACTATTATCGAAATTATACTGAAGTAAATTCGGCACTTAATGGTTGTTATAACGGTTTGCAGGAGCCATTAAACTACGAATGGATGCTTACCGAATTGCGGAGCGATAATGTGGTGCAACATGCGCCCACAAGTGCATCGAGCATTAACGACGATTTTAATGATCTGAACCTTTACACGCTGAGTGCGCAGAACCCTCAGATTTACAATTACTATTTAAGCGTTTACAAAAACATCCGCAACATTAACTATGTGCTTAAAAGTTTAGGCGTAAGTTATAACAATGGCCAGTTAATTTATAGCGAAGCAACTGCAAAGGTAACAGCGGCTCAAAAAACACAGTTGATCGGGCAGGCTTTATACCTACGTGCGTACCATTACTTTAATCTGGTAAGGTTATTTGGTGGTATGTTTATCCTTACCGAACCCGTAATTCCGTCGGAGGCGAAACAGATTAACCGCTCTTCGGTACCCGCCACCTACCAGCTCATTTTAGCAGATCTTTTGGGCGCAAAAAACCAGTTCAGCAGAACTGCCTATGGAGCTATTGCCTCAGCCGAGCTTGGCCGTGCCAATGTTTGGGCCACCGAGGGTCTGCTGGCCAAAGTATATTTAACACTCAATCAGAAAACGGAGGCACTTGCCCTGTTAAACGATATAATCACCAACAGTGGTTATGGTTTGGAAAGTACTTATTCAAGAGTATTCAGCATTAACAACGAAATGAATAAAGAAATTCTTTTTGCAGTGCGTTATAAAGCTGGACTGGTTGGCCTTGGCAACCCCATGGCAAATTTTTATGCGCCATCAGGAAGTGGCGATGCCATAGTTCCAGGCGATGGGAGCTGGTACAACTGCCCTTCGCAGGTTGATCTGATCAGTGCTTTTAAAACACCTTCTGGAAACAATGCGATAGATAGTAGGAAAACAGTAAACATTGCTTCTTACGGTACAACATCAACCCCGTTTTACAACAACAAATTTATTTCTGCCGAACTGTATAAAAGTGATGCTGAAAATGATTTTCCCGTTTTACGTTATGCCGATATTTTATTGATGAAGGCAGAGGCTACGGGTTTTGATGGTGCTACAGGAACTGCTGTAACCATCATCAACCAGATCAGGCAACGTGCCGGAGCAGTAAATTATGTTAGTGGAACATTTAATACCGGTTTCTATTTGTATCCGGCTTCTGGTACCGGGGCAATTAGCGATGCCACATCTTTTCAAACCGCTTTGTTAAACGAGCGTCGGTTAGAGCTGGCTTTCGAAAATCAGCGTTTCTTCGATCTGGTGCGGAACAATGTGCTTGTTGCCACCATCAAAAATCACTATGTGCTTGATTATGCGCTTTTCTATACCAAATATAAAAGAGGTACGGCTGATGCATTGGGTGCAAATGTTACTGAGCAGAAAATGCTTTTACCCATCCCTCAGCGGGAAATTGATGTAAATAATGAGATCGTAATTCCACAGAATCCTGGTTATTAA